Proteins encoded by one window of Pseudonocardia alni:
- a CDS encoding HAD-IIA family hydrolase — translation MDGVLVREGSIVPGADTLLSRLRDKGVPFLVLTNNSIHTPRDLRYRLQATGLDVPEESIWTSALATAAFLGEQRPQGSAYVIGEAGLTTALHDIGYVITDRNPDYVVLGETRTYSFSSIATAMRLVEQGSRFVATNPDATGPSPEGILPATGSVAAMISKATGVDPYFVGKPNPLMMRAALNRLGAHSESTVMIGDRMDTDILAGLEAGMRTVLVLSGITREHEIDRFPFRPTRVVSSVADLIDDV, via the coding sequence ATGGACGGCGTCCTCGTCCGCGAGGGCAGCATCGTCCCGGGTGCGGACACGCTGCTGTCGCGGCTGCGGGACAAGGGCGTGCCGTTCCTGGTCCTGACCAACAACAGCATCCACACCCCCCGCGACCTGCGCTACCGGTTGCAGGCCACCGGCCTCGACGTGCCGGAGGAGTCGATCTGGACCTCCGCGCTCGCCACCGCCGCGTTCCTCGGCGAGCAGCGCCCGCAGGGCAGCGCCTACGTGATCGGCGAGGCCGGGCTGACCACCGCGCTGCACGACATCGGCTACGTCATCACCGACCGCAACCCCGACTACGTCGTGCTCGGCGAGACCCGCACCTACAGCTTCTCCTCGATCGCGACCGCGATGCGCCTGGTCGAGCAGGGTTCCCGGTTCGTCGCCACCAACCCCGACGCGACCGGCCCGTCCCCGGAGGGCATCCTCCCCGCGACCGGCTCGGTCGCCGCGATGATCTCCAAGGCCACCGGGGTCGACCCGTACTTCGTCGGCAAGCCGAACCCGCTGATGATGCGGGCCGCGCTCAACCGGCTCGGCGCGCACTCGGAGTCCACGGTCATGATCGGCGACCGGATGGACACCGACATCCTGGCCGGACTGGAGGCCGGGATGCGCACGGTGCTGGTGCTCTCGGGCATCACCAGGGAGCACGAGATCGACCGGTTCCCGTTCCGCCCGACGCGGGTCGTCTCCTCGGTCGCGGACCTGATCGACGACGTCTGA
- a CDS encoding RraA family protein, translating into MTDLLDRLRELQVSAICDADKSLPVVDPAIRALVPDVSMAGPAVTVSCVDDHLPMFAALSAARPGSVLVVAGGGGHRAVSGELFATEAKRRGLAGIVVDGLVRDVRGLRGIGLPVFARGTCPASGSTSDPGTVDEMVSFGGLVVSPGDLVCGDDDGLLIAAPDRLAEVVDAAEGIEAAERALVSAMRNGHDLHSLTTVVEHVAALRRGEPSALGFKV; encoded by the coding sequence ATGACCGACCTCCTGGACCGTCTGCGCGAGCTGCAGGTGTCCGCCATCTGCGACGCCGACAAGTCGCTCCCCGTGGTGGACCCCGCGATCCGGGCCCTGGTGCCGGACGTGTCGATGGCCGGGCCCGCGGTGACGGTGTCCTGTGTGGACGACCACCTGCCGATGTTCGCTGCGCTGTCCGCGGCCCGCCCCGGCTCGGTGCTCGTGGTCGCCGGAGGGGGTGGTCACCGCGCCGTGTCCGGTGAGCTGTTCGCGACCGAGGCGAAGCGGCGCGGGCTGGCCGGGATCGTCGTCGACGGGCTGGTCCGCGACGTCCGCGGGCTGCGCGGGATCGGACTGCCGGTGTTCGCCCGCGGGACCTGCCCGGCCTCGGGCAGCACGAGCGACCCGGGCACCGTCGACGAGATGGTGTCGTTCGGCGGGCTCGTCGTGAGCCCGGGCGACCTGGTGTGCGGCGACGACGACGGCCTGCTGATCGCCGCGCCGGACCGGCTCGCCGAGGTCGTCGACGCCGCCGAGGGCATCGAGGCCGCCGAGCGCGCGCTGGTCTCGGCCATGCGCAACGGCCACGACCTGCACTCGCTGACCACGGTCGTCGAGCACGTCGCGGCGCTGCGCCGGGGCGAGCCCAGCGCACTGGGGTTCAAGGTCTGA